In the genome of Columba livia isolate bColLiv1 breed racing homer chromosome 1, bColLiv1.pat.W.v2, whole genome shotgun sequence, the window GCTCCTTCATACTTTTTATTGGGAGAATTAGAGGTGACATCCTGTTTTGAAACAACCTGTTTTGTTTCATCCCTCTGAGGGCCTCTTTTTGTCACCTTATTTAGAACAAGATCAATTGGCTTTTTTATTGCTCTAATTTCTAAACTTGCAGTTATTTTCCCAAGGTAGCGTGGTGACTTTTTATGAACTACGGTTATATGCCTTATCACATCACGTTTGCGACGTGTTTCATAAGAGCAGAGTGGACACCTGTAGTATTTAACATAAATGTTATTTCCATCTGTGTGTAATTCAATGTGTTTTGTCAAGTTCTGTTTTGAAGTAAATTGGCGTTTACAGAGTTTACAGTAAAGCTGCTTGAAGTCAAAGCCAGCTGAAAGTTTTGGCTTCCTGGTTTTTTGCTGGCCACCTGCAGCAGATGCATTGCTTGATTTAGAGGTTGATTTAGTGGCTGATTTAGAGGTTGATTTAGAGGTTAATTTAGAAGTTGATTTAGGGTTTTCAGCGTCCtgtttaactttatttttctgtgctgatggTGTGCTCTTTCTCTCAGTTGAATGATTTGTTCCCTTTAATTCATTCTGCGGAGAAAGGGCAACAGAAGGGGGTAAAGGTTCTACAGAATCTGCTTGTTCAACTTTGACTTTCATTTCTGTGCCATTGGCAGTACTGTTGGGTCCTTTCTCCCTTTTAGAGTTCTTTCCAGAAAGAGTTATCTTGTGAACaatttgcatgtgttttttcAGCATTATTTGTGAACTATATTTTCTCTTGCACAGAAGGCATTTGCATGCAGTTAAATTGTATTCTGCCTTTGAAGACGACTTTTGTTTTCGGGTCTTAAAAGTTTTTTTTGCAGAAACTGTATCCAAGAACAAAGGTTGCCCAGGCTTTGTAGCTATATCAGGAGTAATAGAATCCCTTCTTAATCCTCTATGAACTTCATCAAAATGCCTCCTTACGTTGGCTTTAGTAGCAAATGATTTATAACATACAGGACAACTTCTACCTAACGCTACAAGAACATTCTTATTTCGTCCTTTTGCGGAGCACtgatttggtttcttttttgtttctatgtACTTCTTTAGctcttccatcttttttttgtgCACTTTTCGAATGTGTCGGCGTACACTGCGTCTGGAATGAAATTCTTTCCTACATAGGCAACATATCAACTGGTGGCCAAAATCAGAATTATCTGGCGAGTCCAACCCCAGATTTTCTGTTGGAGGCTGTTCTTCAGGTGTAGGTATCACCTTGTTTGTAATGGGATCAGCAGGAGGTAACTCTACAGTCTCCCCAGCTGGGACTGGGGCTGGAGTTGAAACAGTCTTGGGTTGCTCAGTGCTGGGTTCCTGTATCTGTACTGGAGCTTGATCAGGGGTACAGCTGCTTTCTCTGTTCTCAATTGGGCTATCAGTCCTTGATACATattgaaatacagcattttgatTAGTCTCTATAGGTTCCAATCTAATTACATATTCTTGCTTATCTACCCTTGGGTAGATTGCTTCCAGGAGGTCATTTATGGCTTGACTCTGTTTGTCATTTATATCTGGGAGGTCTGTGAAAAGAGGCAaaggtattttttaattatttggtaatttcaaattatttaaatttcaaagtatattttaaatgctgtgtCAACTCAGCCACGAAATTTGCACAAATCCTGTACTTGTACTATTTTTCTGATCATTTATACTTAGAGGCTTTGAATAATTGTTTTTATCACACCAGTACAAATGACTTTTTAACTAAAAGCCAATGCTGGAAGTACATCCTTCCAGTGTGCTAATGTGAAAGCCACCTAAACTAAAAATCAGTTTACCTGGAATTAAACTGTTCTTTATAAATCTGTGTCAATTGCAAAAATAACAGCATACAACTGAGTTTGTCCTGCAGGAGTGCAACAAAGTCTGAAGTATCATTAGAAACTGATTTTCCTACTGCTGGAAACAGGCATTCTCAATAAAGGCACCTAATTCTGGAAATAAGCTCTTCTCTATGAATTCTGAACAGTCCTTAAGACAGAATGAAACGTCCATGAAACCTGAGCACTGCATGAAGATATGAGTAGATTAGAGACAACTTCTGGGGCAGGTAAAGCTTTTAGTAATACCAAAGCAGTTAATAAGCTGAGTGATACTGTAAGATACTAAACATTAAGGACAGAAAAATCCTGTATaattaatgggaaaaaatgtactaatttttcaaaacaataaaaactgagacaaataagttactttaaaaaagaacaaattaactGAGGGTCACCAAAGGTTCATCCTGTATTCTGCCCTGATAACACATTGGAGCAGACTctaaaagcaagaaagaagaacacaGGGATCCTCCTTGTTTGTCTGATGCTACTAAACTTCTCAAGCGGAAGTCTGCCTTTAAGGTACTGTTTTCATACACCTAGTTTACAAAAAGTTTATTCAGATGCTTTTAAAGCATATAGATTCTTGGCTACCACAGTGTTAagcagtgtttttttgtttgttttaccagaAATACTGATAAGTTTACTGTCTGGTAATTTTGCTGGATACCCCACTGTTTttgtaatatgaaaaaaaaaaaaagaaaaacaaatgattGCTCCCATTTACCTTCATGATATTTATGATTTTACAGGCCTCGGTCTTACCCTGGTTTTAAATGCCAAATTAGTTCAGTGATGTAATTCCCAGGGCAACACGCTAAGCATCTGAACTGGCATAACTAAGAAGTCAGGGTGATGAAGCAAAAAGGTAAGGCACCATGATTATACAGTTTGAGATTATTCATGATGATTTGAAGATGTGATTCCTGGTAACAGCTGATTAAAAACCCACACTCAGTCAGGTTTGTTCCTTCCACACTGCCAGAAATACATGAGAACACTGTCAGCACAAGAAATAGGCTGTTTTCTTACTCAGAGCCCATCTTTTAACACCAAATTTTTAACACCTTTTGCAGTCAGTTTCAAATGGGACCTTGCTATGTATTTCTATAAAGGGTAAAAAGTCCTTCATATCTTATAGCACCTTTTCAGACCATTTAACGACTACACTAAGAGAATACATCTCAAAGAATTCACCAGGGAATAGTCTTTGGAATTTTTCACCATGGGGATACTGAACTTTTACTCCTACCTCTTGTTcagtatcttttatttattgCAAAAAGCTCCTACTTTATTCAATAATTGTCATACTCAATTTTATATAAAACGtaagtatttatttagttttattcaGAGCACTTAGCAGTATTCTCTTCATTTGCACCCCTCCTAGTGAACAGTGTACTATGAAAGCTAACCAGCCAGATAAATGAAGGCCACAATGTAAGGAGATGGCCAGGAAATCCTTACTCAGAGGGTTCTTATTTTGCTTCGAAACTCTTGCACCTGACTCAGATGCACTTCTAACCTTGCTTTGAAAGTACAACTCATTCCTTTTCACAGAAAAGCTCCGTGACTCTCTGCAGCTGGCCAGCAAGGTGACAGTACTAGTATTCTCACCTTCTCCTTCACCACACTAGCTGACACAATGTGTGAAAAGAATCGCCTGTGTAAATCTCTGTTGGTTcctaatttttgaaatattgacGAAGTATCTTCcacagcaaagacaaaaagacagcaaagaaaaaggggaagaaggaaTACTCTGTTAACAGTGGCACTCTTTGTTAAAAGGTTAGATGTGTAAATTAGCTATCAAATTATGACATTAACATGGGTCTTGGTTGTTAAGGCATAGTAAGTCAGTGCTGTAGTTTTGCTAAAGGTGACCTGCATATGTTACTATTGAAATTTaattccacttctttttttttgcattttgtttctggCATGTTTGATATGGAAAGA includes:
- the ZNF800 gene encoding zinc finger protein 800 codes for the protein MPLRDKCCQTDHPHHGCCEPVHLLEPGDPPLLQRPLQTSKSGIQQIIECFRSGTKQLKHILLKDVDTIFECKLCRSLFRGLPNLITHKKFYCPPSLQMDDNLPDINDKQSQAINDLLEAIYPRVDKQEYVIRLEPIETNQNAVFQYVSRTDSPIENRESSCTPDQAPVQIQEPSTEQPKTVSTPAPVPAGETVELPPADPITNKVIPTPEEQPPTENLGLDSPDNSDFGHQLICCLCRKEFHSRRSVRRHIRKVHKKKMEELKKYIETKKKPNQCSAKGRNKNVLVALGRSCPVCYKSFATKANVRRHFDEVHRGLRRDSITPDIATKPGQPLFLDTVSAKKTFKTRKQKSSSKAEYNLTACKCLLCKRKYSSQIMLKKHMQIVHKITLSGKNSKREKGPNSTANGTEMKVKVEQADSVEPLPPSVALSPQNELKGTNHSTERKSTPSAQKNKVKQDAENPKSTSKLTSKSTSKSATKSTSKSSNASAAGGQQKTRKPKLSAGFDFKQLYCKLCKRQFTSKQNLTKHIELHTDGNNIYVKYYRCPLCSYETRRKRDVIRHITVVHKKSPRYLGKITASLEIRAIKKPIDLVLNKVTKRGPQRDETKQVVSKQDVTSNSPNKKYEGADVGIEVKVTKNFSLHRCNKCGKAFARKAFLEHHKKTHKANVSHSPEENKTKGRSTRSKAVVW